The DNA window GACATTTCGCCCTCAAAACGCTTGGCTACGAGCACATCCTCGTCCAGGCGGTAGACTACGAAAGCGAAGCGGTGGTTCTGGATACCTGGCATCATGCAGTACGCGCCCTGACCATCGATCGCTTTCTGCCCGCCCTGCATGCCATTGAGGGTGTAAGCGTACGGGAGACTTCCTTACTCAATGCCCGCGCTGCGCTGGCTGCGCGGGACATCCTGAGCTACGTCGTGACCCGGGATTCGCGGGTATTCGCCCTCACTTACAGCGGTGACTCCCCCAGCCGCACAGCTATGTTGCGGCGCGTGGTCAATGCCTATCGCCATCAGGCCAAGATCAGCCGCATCACCCACGACGAGATCGCCCACGTCCGGGATAACTACCCGGATGTCATCGGCCTCGTCGTTTTTCCTCGCTACGACCCGGCGGAGATCATGGTCGCCGCGCGGGACAACGACCTGCTGCCGCCGGGAATCACCCGCCATATCATCTTCGGACGAGCGCTACGGCTTAATTACCCGCTTCAGGAACTTCGCTACGCCAGTGTCTCACTGGAAGAGAAGAACCGCCAGTTGAAGACCTGGATTCAGGAACGTCTGGACGCCAAACGCGTGCGTTTCTATGCGGAACCCACTTTCGTCTTTGACGAGTAGTTGCAGGAGGCATCATGCACGAAACACTTCGCCATGCGCTGCGCCATGCTGTTATCTATTCAGACAGGCGCAACTACTGCCTGGTGCATCTGCCGCCCCGTGCGATCACTGCTGCAGCAGCCGTGCTGGCGGAAAACGGTGAACCGTTCAGCGCAATCATCGTTGACAAGGATGAGGTCACGCTGGTGCTGGAAGCCGCCAGCCTGGAGGACTTCGCCCGTCGCCTGCCCGGCCACCAGGAGGCCTGCGACTATCGATTGCTGACCTTCGATCTGCCCCTGGAGCATACGCTGGTTGGCTTTCTCAGCGCCGTGAGCACGTGCCTGGCGCAGCAGGACATCTCCATCATGGCGCTTTCCGCCTACCAGCGCGATCACCTGCTCATCCCTGCGGCGCACTTTGACCGCGCTATCGCCGCTATCCGCGAGCTCCAATCGGAAGCTGGAGAGCCATAATTGACCGCCACCGCCAAACAGATCGCCGGAAACTGCCGGAGCAACAACCATGTCCAACATCTTCTTCTTTGACAGCGACGAACCACTTCGCCCACCCGCTGAGGTGGAGATCACGGCGCTAATAGCTGAACCATACCCCGATGGCAGTCGCGTCCGGCTGACCCTCAAGATCACGCCTTTTCAACAGCGCCCGAACCTGGAAATCTACGCTCGCAAGGTTGGCGGCCCGGTTGTGGCCGAGCTGAGCGTCATCGAGTCGATGACGCCTGACCTGGAGTTCACGCTCCATCTGCGCGGAGTCGCCGAGACTGCTGGCGATTACGTCCTGCACGCTGAGCTATACTATGCCAATCGCGCCAATCCCCAGTGCAGCCGGGAGATCACCTTCTCCATCCCTACGCCAAGCTGATCCAGCTTCGCGCTGTGAAAAGCGGTTGAGCGCACCGACAATCGCCAGTATACTCGTGGGGTGGCAATCACCAGCCGGTGCGCAGCAATGGGCAAGGCTCGATAGTTCCCGTGGCCAAAAAGACACTCGGTAAGTACGAAATCCTGGAACGGTTGGGGCGCGGCGGCATGGCCGAGGTCTTTCGCGGCTATCACCCCGCCCTGGATCGTTATGTCGCCATCAAGCTTTTGCACACCTTTCTGGCTGACGATCCGGAGTTCAAGTCGCGCTTCGAACGGGAAGCCCAGAACGTCGCCCGCCTCAAGCATCCCGGCATCGTCCAGGTCTACGACTTTGAATATGACGAGGCCAATGAGAGCTATTACATGGTCATGGAGCTTATCGACGGCCCAACACTCAAAGACCGTCTCTTTGAGTTGAGCCAGGCCCATGATCGCCCACCGCTGGAGGAGGCGTTGCGCATTATCCGGGCCGCCGCTGACGCTCTGGCTTACGCCCACCGGCAGGGCATGATCCACCGCGATATGAAACCGGCCAACCTGATGCTCGATCGTGATGGTCGCGTCGTGTTGACGGACTTTGGCATTGCCAAGATCGTGACCGGTGCGCAATTCACGGCTTCTGGCGGCATGGTGGGCACCCCTGCATACATGGCCCCTGAGCAGGGTCTGGGAGAGGCTGGCGACGAGCGTTCAGACATCTATTCGCTCGGTGTGATTCTCTTCCAGCTGTGCACTGGCCAGTTGCCCTTCGAGGCAGAAACACCGCTGGCGACCATTCTCAAACATCTTCACGAACCGGTGCCTTCTCCTCGCGACCTGAATCCGGCTTTGCCGCAGGACGTTGAAGCCATCATCCTCAAGGCCATGGCCAAGGAGCCATCGGAACGATTCCAGTCAGCCGCCGAGATGGTCGAGCACATTGACGCTGCTCTGCAACGGCTCCAGCAACCCTCAGGCGCTGCCGTGCCTGCCCTGCCAGTTACTGATAGCAATCCAGCTGAAGCAGCATCACCGGGTACCGGTGCACTGGCGGCGCATCACCCGCTGCGAGCTGGTTTCCGTGCGCGCTGGTTTCTGGCAGGGGCGTTCGCCCTTCTGCTGATCGCAGGATGGTGGGGCGTCAATAGCGGTGTGCTGTCGCTCGGTCTGCTGGCTACAACCACGCCGACGTTGACACCGACTGCTTCCGCCACAATAACGCCTTCCCTGACACCGTCGGCAACCCCCTCAGGGACGCCTTCAGAGACTCCAACGGCCACCACAACACCAACATCCACACCGACTCTCACGCCGACCTTTACCGCTACAGCGACTCCATCAGCAACGCCCTCAGCGACGCCAACGGCGACACCAACGCCGACCATTACGCCAACCTTCACGCCATCGCTGACGCCAACGCCTGACCTGACTCAGACCGTTGTCCAGGCTACCGTCCTGGCGGCCAATATGACGGCAACCACCAGCGCCTGTACGTTCGACTATGCCATCATCCCGCCGGAGCGCGGAAGCGCCCAGTACCGTTACTACCCGGCCTACAGTGGCGGCACGGAGCCGGTTTTCCTGGAAACCGAGACTAACTTCGTATTTGAAATCACGCTTCTGAATACCGGTTCGTGTGCCTGGGAACGTAATACATCGCTAACCTTCATCTCCGGGGAAGCGTTCAATGCCGGCCCGCGCATCTTTCTGCGCAATCGCGTCGAAGTTGGCGCGGAGACTACGCTGCGTTTCGAGGGGACGACGCCTATGCGTGGGCAAGGCGGGCCGCGCTCCGGCACCTGGGAACTGCGCACACCCGGTCAGATCCGGATCGGTGCCCCGCTCACTATTGCGATCTTCTCTTACGACCAATAGACCGGGAAACCCCGCCAGAACACAGGGCCGGGCGCGTCATTGAACTGCCCGGCCCTCATCGCTTTCTCACACCACGATCACGGTTGAACGCTGCTATCGGCGCCTCCATCCAGGCCCAGGTCAGCCGCAATGGCCTTCATCGCCTCCAGCACCAGCGGCACGTGCTCATCCCACAGGTCCACCCCCAGCGCGGCGGCAGCATGTTCGATCTCTTCCCGGTTGACGGCGGCGGCAAAAGCCCTGTCTTTCCACTTCTTCTTCACCGACTTAATCTCGGTGATGTCACGGATATCCCGGCTGGGCCGCACCAGCGCCACCGCCGTGAGAAAACCGGTCAATTCATCCACCGCCACGAGCGAGCGCTCCAGCAGGGACTCCGGCTGTACACCGGTGCGCTCAGCAGCATGCGCCTCAATGGCCCGCACGATTCGCTCATCAGTGCCCCGCTGCCGCAGATAGCGCACGCCCCACTTGGGGTGCCCGTCCTCGGCGTTCATATCCTGGTGTTCTTCGTAGTCAAAATCATGAACGAGGCCGACCACGCCCCACAGTTCCTCATCCTCCCCCCAGCGGCGAGCATAGGCACGCATCGCTGCCTCCACCGCCAGCATATGGCGACGCAGCGATAGCGACTGCGTGTGCTCGGTGACCAGCGCCCAGGCCTGTGCGCGATCCATACGATCCAACCACCTTTCCTTCCACAACCGTTATGAGCCAACCGATCCTCATTGTAGCGCCCGGTTGGGATACAGCAACACCAAACAATACGGCGCCGCGCAAATCCTGCTTGCGGCGCCGCCTGGCTGTCGTTTCCGGCTTCGATCAGGCGCGGGCAACCAACTGAGCTTCCGCCAGTTCCATTCCTTTGGTAATGGCCTCCAGATTGAGCGCCAGCAAATCCTGGCGACGCTTGGGGAGCCGCGCGATGATCGTCTGGCGCAACGTCTCCACGCTGACCACAGGCCGCGCTGCCAGCATGGCTCCCATCAGGATCATGTTGGTCAGGCGCGTCTCGCCCAGCGCGTTAGCAGTCTCGGTAGCTGGAATGTTCAGGATGGTGATGTCCTCACGGCTGGTTGTTGCCTCGACTATCGAGATATTGACCACCAATAACCCGCCTGGTTTAACCTGATCGCAGTATTTGAGCATGGAAGGATTGTTAAATACGACAGCGATGCTGGGCCGACTGACCAGCGGCGAGCCGATCGGTTCGTTGCTGACCACAACCGTACAGTTGGCGGTTCCCCCGCGCATCTCCGGCCCGTAGGAGGGAATCCAGGTCACATGCTTGCCCTCGTCCATCGCCGTGTACGCCAGCAACTGCCCGGCAAACAGCACACCCTGCCCACCGAACCCGGCAAAGATCACCTCTTCTTGCATGCCCTATGCCCTCACTCCCGGTCTTCCAGCGCTTTGACAGCATCCAGGACCTTATAGTCGCCCAGCGGGTAGTACGGCACCATATGCTCTTCAACCCACTTCAGGGCATCCGGCGCGGATAGTCCCCAGTTGGTCGGGCATGCGGAGAGCAACTCCACCATCGCAAAGCCCAGCCCCGCCTGCTGCACCCGGAAAGCCGTCTTAATCGCCTTTTTGGCCTTGCGAATCTCCCTGACATTGTGCAGTGAACGCCGCACTACATACGCACTGCCCTCGATAGCAGCGATCAGTTCAGTCATGCGGATTGGATTGCCGGCAATAGCAGGGTTGCGCCCAAAGGGCGACGAGGTGGTGCGCTGGTCAGGCAGCGAGGTTGGCGCCATCTGCCCACCGGTCATGCCGTAGATCGCGTTATTGATGAAGATGGTGGTGATGTTCTCCCCGCGGGCCGCCGCATGGATGATCTCAGCAGTGCCAATAGCGGCCAGATCGCCATCCCCCTGATAGGTGAAGACAATCCGATCCGGCAGCGAACGTTTGATACCGGTGGCCATCGCTGGCGCCCGTCCGTGCGCTGCCTCCACGCCATCAACGGTAAAGTAGTCATAGGCGAACACAGCGCAACCCACCGGCGCAACCAGTATCGTCTGTTCTTGGATGCCCAGTTCATCAATGACTTCGGCGATCAGACGATGAGCAATCCCATGTGTACAACCGGGGCAATAATGCGTCGAAATGTTTTCCAGAGCCTGTGGATGCTGGTAGACGACCGTTCTCACCAGGTCCTCGTGTAGAGTCACGCCATCCTCCTTTAACGCACAGTCTCCGGCCCGGCCAAGCCCAGCTTCTGCGCGACAGTTACGATGTCCTTCAGAATATCTTCCGGCAGCGGTACTGCCCCGCCCAGACGGCTGTGCAACGCGATCGGCATCTCCCGTCCGACGACCAATCGCACATCCTCCAGCATCTGCCCGGCGTTCATCTCCACGACAACAATCGCTTCTACCCCGTCATCGACCAGCGCGCGCAGCCGATCCTCCGGGAATGGCCACAGCGTAACTGGCCGGAACAGACCAACAGGGATGCCGGCTTCGCGGGCCATCTTTACAGCTGACTGCGCCACCCGCCCGGCAGTGCCAAAGCCGATAACCAGCACCCGCGCCCCTTCGATATAATGCTCCACGCTGCGCTGTTCGTGGGCGCGGATAACCGCCAGGCGCGCCTGGATGCGGCGGTTAGCAGCTTCGTTTTCTTCCGCTGTCAGATTGATCGACGTGATCACATGCTTGCTACGCCCTCTGGCCCCGGTGATCGCCCAGTCAGGACGTGGTCGAATCGGGCGCATCTCCGGCATCTCAGCCGGTTCCATCATCTGGCCGATCAAACCGTCGCCCACCAGCAGGACAACATGCCGGTATTTATCCGCCAGGTCAAAGGCCAGAAAGGTCAGATCAATAGCCTCCTGCACTGACGCTGGAGCCAGGACGATGGGATGGTAATCGCCGTGCCCGGCGGAACGGGTGACCTGGAAATAATCCGCCTGGGAAGGCTGGATGTTGCCCAGCCCCGGCCCGCCGCGCATCATATCCACCACCACACAGGGCACTTCAGAAGCGGCAATATACGAAAGCCCCTCCTGCATCAGGCTAACGCCGGGGCTGGAGGATGATGTCATCGCCCGGACGCCGGTGCAGGCCGCTCCATAGACCATGTTGATGGCCGCCACTTCGCTTTCCGCCTGCACAAAGACACGTCCCAGCTCGACCATCCGGCCAGAGAGGTGTTCCAGAAGCTCAGTCTGCGGCGTGATCGGGTAACCGAAGTAGGCCTCCAGCCCGGCCCGCACCGCCGCTTCGGCAATTGCCACATTGCCTTTCAGCAGTTGTACGGTCATCGCTCCCCCTATGCCATCACAGCCTGCAGCTTACCGGCTGGCACATCGCGATACACGGTAATGCATACATCGGGACAGATAACCGCACAGATCGCACAACCAGTACAGGTGTTATCAGGGTCCACAAGGATAGCCGGCGTATAGCCTTTCTCATTGACATGCCCGCTGGCCATCTGGATGATCCCCTTCGGGCAGGCTGTCGTGCAGAGCGTGCATCCTTTACAGCGCGCCTCATTGATCACAATGGTGCCTATTGCCATCAACTCTCCTCTCACATGGTCGCCGTCGCCAGGCGCGAATTGATGGTACCAAAGACGGCCGCTCCTACTTCTAGCATAGGTCGGCCTTGGCAGTTCAATCAGTGGAAAAGCTCCGACCCCATCCTGCACATTGTCACGACTCAGCACAAACATCATTGTGCATCTCATCCAATGCCATCTATAAGTGTAGTCACTGATGAGCCATCCGGCAAGATGCGCGGCGTACAACGCAGTTAAACCCATCTATTACACCCTGTTCCGCAGGGGCTGTGTACGCCGCATGCAGCTTACTTTCCCCTCGCCAGGTTGCGATGGAGAGGAGCCAGGGGTAAGGCTGCCAGCCTGCGCCCGCCAATTGGCACATTCCCGGCGGGCGGGGTACACTCGCCCGCGTCTGCCGCCCGCCGAGAGCCGGGCGGCAGTTCATGACGCCAGAGAACGCGCTGAACTGCTATCATCACCCTCCAGGCCAGCACCCCCTAAGTATTGGGGGGATGCCAGCCAGAAATGTTGACCGATCCTTTTGGAAGGATTACCCTGTTCGCAAACAGGTCATCGCCACCTGCTGGCCTGTGCAGTTACCGGACTGACAACTGACAGAGGAAGATCGTCATGGCAGCCGAGTTTGAACCTCATACACACCCCGTCGCCGAAGTGGCAGAACGTCTGGCCAGCAATCCGGTCACCGGCCTGACTGAAGAAGAAGCCAGCCGGCGACTTGCCCAGTACGGAGCCAACGAACTACGGGAGGAACCGCCCCCTACACTCCTGCAGATGCTCTGGGAGCAGTTCAACAACTTTGTGGTCATCCTGCTCATTGTAGCGGCCATCATCTCCGCCATCGTCGGCGCCTACACAGGGGAAGGATACGTCGACGCGCTGGCTATCGTCGCCATTGTGGCGCTGAATGCCATCCTGGGTATTGTTCAGGAAGGCCGTGCAGAGGCCGCACTGCGCGCCCTCAAGAAGATGACCGCTCCCGAAGCTCATGTGGTCAGGGATGGCAAAATCAGGACGGTGGCCGGGCGCGAAGTCGTCCCCGGGGATGTTGTGCTCCTGGATACCGGTAACTACATCCCCGCGGACGTCCGCCTGATTGAAGGCTTCAATCTAACTGTTGATGAATCGCCTCTGACCGGGGAATCCGTGCCGGTGCAAAAGCGGCCCGGCGACATCCTGCCAGTGGATGCTACCCTGGGTGACCGCCGCAACATGGCGTTCATGGGCAGTGTGGTCACCTATGGTCGCGGGCGTGGACTGGTTGTCAGCACCGGCATGCAGACCGAGATCGGCCACATCGCTGAGATGCTGCAGAGCTATGATGAGCCAGCCACGCCATTGCAGCAACGCCTCGATCAGTTGGGCCGCTGGCTGGGTACTGCTACTCTGATCATCTGCGCGGTTGTCTTTGGCGTGGGCCTCCTGCGTCTGGCTGCTGTTAACCCGATCAGCGACCCCGGCGCCTGGCTTGCGGTCCCGACCAATCAGGAAGCCCTTATCCAGCTGTTCATGACCGCTATCAGCCTAGCTATCGCTGCCGTCCCGGAAGGTCTGCCTGCCGTGGTGACCATTGCCCTGGCGCTGGGGATGCAACGCATGATCCGCCGCCACGTACTGATCCGCCGGCTGGCTGCCGTAGAGACTCTGGGCAGCGCCAACGTCATCTGCTCAGACAAAACCGGCACGCTCACCACCAATGAGATGACTGTCGTCCGGGTCATGGTCGACGACCAGGTTCTAACGGTCAGTGGCGAAGGCTTTCGACCGGATGGTGGCTTCTCCTGCAACGGTAGGACGCTGGACCCTGCTAGCAGCCCGAC is part of the Anaerolineae bacterium genome and encodes:
- a CDS encoding ACT domain-containing protein, with protein sequence MHETLRHALRHAVIYSDRRNYCLVHLPPRAITAAAAVLAENGEPFSAIIVDKDEVTLVLEAASLEDFARRLPGHQEACDYRLLTFDLPLEHTLVGFLSAVSTCLAQQDISIMALSAYQRDHLLIPAAHFDRAIAAIRELQSEAGEP
- a CDS encoding protein kinase translates to MAKKTLGKYEILERLGRGGMAEVFRGYHPALDRYVAIKLLHTFLADDPEFKSRFEREAQNVARLKHPGIVQVYDFEYDEANESYYMVMELIDGPTLKDRLFELSQAHDRPPLEEALRIIRAAADALAYAHRQGMIHRDMKPANLMLDRDGRVVLTDFGIAKIVTGAQFTASGGMVGTPAYMAPEQGLGEAGDERSDIYSLGVILFQLCTGQLPFEAETPLATILKHLHEPVPSPRDLNPALPQDVEAIILKAMAKEPSERFQSAAEMVEHIDAALQRLQQPSGAAVPALPVTDSNPAEAASPGTGALAAHHPLRAGFRARWFLAGAFALLLIAGWWGVNSGVLSLGLLATTTPTLTPTASATITPSLTPSATPSGTPSETPTATTTPTSTPTLTPTFTATATPSATPSATPTATPTPTITPTFTPSLTPTPDLTQTVVQATVLAANMTATTSACTFDYAIIPPERGSAQYRYYPAYSGGTEPVFLETETNFVFEITLLNTGSCAWERNTSLTFISGEAFNAGPRIFLRNRVEVGAETTLRFEGTTPMRGQGGPRSGTWELRTPGQIRIGAPLTIAIFSYDQ
- a CDS encoding HDIG domain-containing protein: MDRAQAWALVTEHTQSLSLRRHMLAVEAAMRAYARRWGEDEELWGVVGLVHDFDYEEHQDMNAEDGHPKWGVRYLRQRGTDERIVRAIEAHAAERTGVQPESLLERSLVAVDELTGFLTAVALVRPSRDIRDITEIKSVKKKWKDRAFAAAVNREEIEHAAAALGVDLWDEHVPLVLEAMKAIAADLGLDGGADSSVQP
- a CDS encoding 2-oxoacid:ferredoxin oxidoreductase subunit gamma, whose protein sequence is MQEEVIFAGFGGQGVLFAGQLLAYTAMDEGKHVTWIPSYGPEMRGGTANCTVVVSNEPIGSPLVSRPSIAVVFNNPSMLKYCDQVKPGGLLVVNISIVEATTSREDITILNIPATETANALGETRLTNMILMGAMLAARPVVSVETLRQTIIARLPKRRQDLLALNLEAITKGMELAEAQLVARA
- a CDS encoding 2-oxoglutarate oxidoreductase; protein product: MRTVVYQHPQALENISTHYCPGCTHGIAHRLIAEVIDELGIQEQTILVAPVGCAVFAYDYFTVDGVEAAHGRAPAMATGIKRSLPDRIVFTYQGDGDLAAIGTAEIIHAAARGENITTIFINNAIYGMTGGQMAPTSLPDQRTTSSPFGRNPAIAGNPIRMTELIAAIEGSAYVVRRSLHNVREIRKAKKAIKTAFRVQQAGLGFAMVELLSACPTNWGLSAPDALKWVEEHMVPYYPLGDYKVLDAVKALEDRE
- the vorB gene encoding 3-methyl-2-oxobutanoate dehydrogenase subunit VorB, whose protein sequence is MTVQLLKGNVAIAEAAVRAGLEAYFGYPITPQTELLEHLSGRMVELGRVFVQAESEVAAINMVYGAACTGVRAMTSSSSPGVSLMQEGLSYIAASEVPCVVVDMMRGGPGLGNIQPSQADYFQVTRSAGHGDYHPIVLAPASVQEAIDLTFLAFDLADKYRHVVLLVGDGLIGQMMEPAEMPEMRPIRPRPDWAITGARGRSKHVITSINLTAEENEAANRRIQARLAVIRAHEQRSVEHYIEGARVLVIGFGTAGRVAQSAVKMAREAGIPVGLFRPVTLWPFPEDRLRALVDDGVEAIVVVEMNAGQMLEDVRLVVGREMPIALHSRLGGAVPLPEDILKDIVTVAQKLGLAGPETVR
- a CDS encoding 4Fe-4S binding protein; amino-acid sequence: MAIGTIVINEARCKGCTLCTTACPKGIIQMASGHVNEKGYTPAILVDPDNTCTGCAICAVICPDVCITVYRDVPAGKLQAVMA